A window of Sphingobacterium sp. lm-10 contains these coding sequences:
- a CDS encoding TonB-dependent receptor plug domain-containing protein, giving the protein MTKSLLWAVIMLSVGFKGWAQESLNTPGKSTDSLSNVFTLGEVQVFKNKRSPLFNSVPAHQIQQFAKNDVGKALNLLPGVTLSQIGPRNEALIHVRGFDLRNVPVLIDGIPVYVPYDGYVDLARFTTFDLSDIQISKGYTPVNYGPNSMGGAINLVTRQPVKAFELNGASGWQTGGLRSNLNIGSNLGNFYFQAGLSKLKRNFVPLSNDFEATAYEDGGTRDNSYSDDEKVSLKVAYRPTTNSEYALSYAYQSGEKGTPVYAGADSLNTLFSRPRYWQWPKWDKQSLYFLSNTQLDNSQSVRTRLYYDQFKNILNSYDDATFSTMTRPYAFSSLYNDHTLGGIIEYDKQIGRIDRLVTSVQYKRDVHREHNVGEPEREMSDGTFSIGLENQLAITEDLLFLTGLSFNNRTSINAEDFNAQTQEIINFPANSNNAFNVQGALQYDLNGNNIISVAIARKTRFATTKDRYSYRMGTALPNADLAAEYAINYDISYKGSFADNSLNLVGSLFLSDIENTILNVRNVALAADGVTWLNQLQNVGHTRNAGLEIGADYRIATSLVIGANYTFINRTNISEPSIFLTDVPRNKFFGYLQYGFKDVFTIQANAESNSGRYSTPYGVMTDPFTVFNSRASVHLWRWFSLEAGVNNIFDANYALTEGYPEAGRNYFANIMYRF; this is encoded by the coding sequence ATGACCAAATCATTGCTATGGGCTGTAATTATGCTATCAGTTGGATTTAAAGGATGGGCTCAAGAGAGTTTAAATACTCCTGGCAAATCGACAGACTCGTTATCCAATGTATTTACCTTAGGTGAGGTTCAAGTGTTCAAGAATAAGCGAAGTCCCTTATTTAATTCAGTGCCTGCACATCAAATTCAACAATTTGCTAAGAACGATGTGGGTAAGGCCTTGAATCTTTTACCTGGGGTAACATTATCACAAATCGGACCTCGCAATGAAGCATTGATACATGTTAGAGGCTTCGATCTTCGCAATGTTCCGGTTTTGATTGATGGCATACCGGTTTATGTGCCTTACGATGGTTACGTAGACTTAGCCCGATTTACGACATTCGATTTGAGTGATATACAGATATCTAAAGGCTACACACCAGTTAATTATGGTCCTAACTCGATGGGAGGTGCCATTAATTTGGTAACTAGGCAGCCTGTAAAGGCATTTGAACTCAACGGTGCTAGCGGTTGGCAGACAGGTGGATTGCGTAGTAATTTAAATATTGGCAGTAATTTAGGTAATTTTTATTTTCAGGCAGGCTTATCAAAATTGAAGCGAAACTTTGTTCCCTTATCCAACGATTTTGAGGCTACAGCCTATGAAGATGGCGGTACAAGGGATAATTCTTACAGTGATGATGAAAAAGTAAGTCTGAAAGTAGCCTATCGTCCTACTACTAATTCCGAATATGCACTGAGTTACGCTTATCAAAGCGGTGAAAAAGGTACTCCTGTCTATGCAGGTGCAGATTCGTTGAATACACTATTCAGTAGGCCTCGCTATTGGCAATGGCCAAAATGGGATAAGCAAAGTCTTTATTTTTTATCTAACACCCAGCTAGATAACTCACAATCCGTTCGGACGAGATTGTACTATGATCAATTTAAGAATATACTGAACTCCTATGACGATGCGACATTCTCAACAATGACCAGACCTTATGCATTTTCCAGTTTATACAACGATCATACTTTAGGAGGGATTATCGAGTACGATAAGCAGATAGGCCGTATAGATCGACTGGTTACCAGTGTTCAGTACAAACGGGATGTTCATCGCGAGCATAATGTCGGAGAGCCTGAGCGCGAAATGTCGGATGGAACCTTCAGTATCGGTTTAGAGAACCAATTAGCCATTACCGAAGACTTACTTTTTCTTACCGGATTAAGTTTTAATAACCGCACCAGCATTAACGCCGAAGATTTCAATGCTCAAACACAGGAAATAATAAACTTTCCAGCAAATAGTAACAATGCATTTAATGTGCAAGGTGCCTTGCAGTATGATCTGAATGGTAATAATATAATAAGTGTGGCTATAGCGCGCAAAACGCGATTTGCTACCACTAAAGACAGGTATTCATACCGTATGGGTACTGCCTTGCCCAATGCTGATCTTGCTGCCGAATACGCGATCAATTATGATATTTCGTATAAAGGCTCGTTTGCAGATAATTCGCTTAATCTAGTGGGGTCACTATTTCTCAGTGATATTGAAAATACCATTCTAAATGTTCGGAATGTAGCGTTGGCCGCTGATGGTGTTACCTGGTTAAATCAGCTACAAAATGTTGGGCACACACGAAATGCTGGACTCGAAATTGGTGCAGACTACCGCATTGCCACATCTCTGGTTATTGGCGCCAATTATACCTTCATCAATCGAACGAATATTAGTGAACCCTCCATTTTCCTAACGGATGTTCCAAGGAATAAATTTTTTGGGTATCTTCAATATGGTTTCAAAGATGTGTTTACGATTCAGGCAAATGCAGAGTCGAACTCTGGTCGGTATAGCACGCCTTACGGTGTAATGACCGATCCTTTTACGGTTTTTAATTCTAGAGCTAGTGTGCATCTGTGGCGTTGGTTTTCTCTGGAAGCCGGGGTAAATAATATTTTTGATGCTAATTATGCACTAACGGAAGGTTATCCGGAAGCAGGACGTAACTATTTTGCCAATATCATGTATAGATTTTAA
- a CDS encoding cytochrome c peroxidase yields the protein MTSSKYLYALLWLAMVALCVVGSSSIELKPSSYPLEVPYGFGARYKIPDDNPLTVEGVALGRMLFYETALSANGRLSCGSCHRQELAFTDGEDFSVGASGIKQQRNTMSLVNLLWVNNFFWDGRAQGLEQQSLEPLTNVHEMAQSMTESVRKLEQITMYKYAFKAAFGDSSITAKRIQMGLAQFQRTLISSNSDYDKYLLGEYVPTESERNGIALFYGTNRSKGVLRSAGCSHCHGGVKTYAELFMNNGLDSIYYDQGREMVTGRQGDRGRFRVVTLRNIAVTGPYMHDARFESLEDVLDHYSDHLITGHGISPFLENRMGTSGQHNRLTVQEKKDIISFLHMLTDTTFLRDERFSNPFLKIL from the coding sequence ATGACATCGTCTAAGTACCTATATGCATTGCTATGGCTCGCTATGGTCGCATTATGTGTGGTGGGTAGCTCATCTATTGAATTGAAGCCTAGCTCTTATCCATTAGAAGTGCCGTATGGTTTTGGCGCGCGCTATAAAATTCCGGATGATAATCCGTTAACGGTGGAAGGGGTTGCATTAGGTCGGATGCTGTTTTATGAAACCGCGCTGTCTGCAAACGGCAGGCTCTCTTGTGGTAGTTGTCATCGTCAAGAACTAGCTTTTACAGATGGGGAGGACTTTAGTGTGGGGGCAAGCGGGATTAAACAACAGAGAAATACCATGTCTTTAGTTAATTTATTGTGGGTAAATAATTTTTTTTGGGATGGCAGAGCGCAAGGGTTAGAACAACAATCGTTAGAGCCCTTAACCAATGTGCATGAGATGGCTCAATCTATGACCGAGTCTGTTAGAAAACTTGAACAGATAACCATGTACAAATATGCTTTTAAAGCAGCTTTTGGTGATAGTTCAATAACTGCCAAGCGGATTCAAATGGGCCTGGCCCAATTTCAACGCACATTGATATCGTCAAATTCCGATTATGACAAATACCTGCTTGGAGAATATGTTCCGACCGAATCCGAGCGAAATGGGATTGCATTATTTTACGGAACAAACAGGTCTAAAGGGGTTTTACGTAGTGCAGGATGTAGCCACTGCCATGGCGGAGTAAAAACCTATGCAGAGCTATTTATGAATAATGGTTTGGATAGTATCTACTATGATCAAGGGCGCGAAATGGTAACGGGTAGGCAAGGCGACCGGGGGCGGTTTCGTGTAGTAACATTGCGAAATATTGCTGTTACAGGGCCTTACATGCATGATGCTCGGTTCGAAAGTTTGGAGGATGTATTGGATCATTATAGTGATCACTTAATAACTGGGCATGGTATAAGCCCTTTTCTGGAAAATAGGATGGGAACATCTGGTCAGCATAATAGGCTGACTGTACAAGAAAAAAAAGATATTATCTCGTTTCTACATATGCTCACTGATACGACGTTTTTGCGGGATGAACGTTTTTCTAATCCTTTTTTAAAAATATTATAA
- a CDS encoding molybdopterin-dependent oxidoreductase, whose product MRVIYLMLLLSACFGSMAQDRSFELKISGDIPKELVFDQEDFEKLPTINEVLKDNRSGKAYVYTGVNVQALLEKAGAPVGAALRGENLSKFLLVRCADGYEVLFSLAELDSSFTDRRVVLAYLKDDVPLDASEGPLRLIVPGEKKPARSCFQVVEIIIGFAPVFSTVNLEK is encoded by the coding sequence ATGCGTGTAATCTACCTAATGTTATTACTTTCTGCCTGCTTCGGAAGCATGGCTCAGGATAGGAGTTTTGAATTGAAAATAAGCGGTGATATCCCAAAAGAGCTTGTATTTGACCAGGAAGATTTTGAGAAATTACCCACCATTAATGAAGTGCTGAAGGATAATAGGTCGGGCAAGGCTTACGTTTACACAGGAGTAAACGTACAAGCTTTGCTGGAAAAAGCGGGCGCTCCGGTAGGAGCAGCGCTTCGAGGGGAGAACTTATCCAAATTTCTGTTAGTACGCTGTGCTGATGGATATGAGGTGTTGTTCTCGCTTGCCGAGCTGGATAGCTCATTTACAGATAGGCGAGTTGTATTGGCATACCTAAAAGACGACGTTCCATTAGATGCGAGTGAAGGTCCTTTACGATTAATCGTTCCCGGAGAAAAAAAACCAGCAAGAAGTTGTTTTCAAGTAGTGGAGATCATTATAGGCTTTGCCCCCGTATTTTCTACTGTAAATCTGGAAAAATAA
- a CDS encoding TonB-dependent receptor, giving the protein MYLSEFIRSAVSCLLVILGSISYCFAQYSSVTLSGLVRDKSDRSAISYVNVSLKERGSEEVLIATLSNEQGRYTLPDVKPGNYVLVMASIGYVGHQEQIYAGSLSEYLELPPVDLVTSATEIADVAITARRNGVSSNLERKSYSMADNISQAGGSVLQSMQNLPGVSVQDGRVYLRGSDQITVLIDGKQTALTGFGSQVGLDNIPASAIEKVEIINNPSAKFDANGNAGIINIVMKKEQQQGFNGKVGITAGAGSLWERRANLPTIRPQYTITPKINPSVSLNYRKENLNVFLQADNLYTETLNKNDYVRRVYDDGTVINSQLKRNRNTNFLTTKAGVDWEINPNNTLTISGMFGSEKIIDRGDQPFFNADFSERRRLWQFLEDELKTTVMATASYRHTFSEPGHQLMAGFNYTFHREDEQYFYDNFLPTSTGTDAFKLLSDEQVYDFNLDYVRPLRYGRLETGIKLRNRIIPTNMEFRPGINSVLDFDAGGWADYKEFIPAIYGTYVFESPKWEAELGLRVEYVRIQYDVNPDHNTYNSDGYHYTQPFPNLRLAYKLNDHNKISLFYNRRVDRPNEVDIRIFPKYDDAEIIKVGNPALRPQFTNSIELGHRTAWNGGSLYSALYHRFADGTITRIASTVPGSTLIYDVFQNAGRSYNTDVEMTWDQQLSAMYSFNINANLYRNQINAFTVENLYPERNIFSAPQQTAVSGNVKLNNKFRFRGGWEGLLTGIYLAPDLLPQGTIGARFSVDAGLKKSIQKGKGELFFNATDLFNTMVIRREIFGAGFSYTSEDYYETQVVRVGYSYKF; this is encoded by the coding sequence ATGTATTTAAGCGAGTTCATCCGTTCTGCTGTTTCATGCCTTCTGGTTATATTAGGTTCTATATCCTATTGTTTCGCACAATATAGTTCCGTCACATTATCCGGGCTGGTACGCGACAAAAGCGATCGAAGTGCTATATCTTATGTAAATGTTAGTTTAAAGGAGCGAGGCAGTGAAGAAGTGCTGATCGCAACGTTGAGTAACGAACAGGGAAGATACACTTTGCCGGATGTAAAGCCAGGAAATTATGTGTTGGTCATGGCTTCTATAGGTTATGTGGGCCATCAAGAACAAATTTATGCGGGATCCCTCTCTGAGTACTTGGAACTGCCGCCTGTCGATTTGGTTACATCGGCTACGGAAATTGCTGATGTAGCCATCACCGCTCGGCGAAATGGAGTAAGTAGCAACCTAGAGCGCAAGAGCTATTCCATGGCAGACAACATCAGTCAGGCGGGAGGATCTGTACTACAAAGCATGCAAAATCTTCCTGGTGTATCTGTGCAGGATGGCCGTGTCTATCTCCGCGGCAGTGATCAGATTACGGTACTCATCGATGGAAAGCAAACGGCGCTTACCGGCTTTGGTAGCCAAGTCGGATTGGATAATATTCCAGCATCTGCTATAGAAAAGGTAGAAATTATCAACAACCCCTCTGCGAAATTTGATGCGAATGGTAACGCCGGCATCATCAACATTGTGATGAAAAAAGAGCAACAGCAGGGCTTCAATGGAAAAGTAGGGATCACTGCGGGGGCGGGATCATTGTGGGAACGGAGAGCTAATTTGCCTACCATCAGGCCTCAATACACCATAACGCCAAAAATCAATCCTTCGGTATCATTAAATTATCGCAAAGAAAATCTGAATGTCTTCCTGCAAGCGGACAATCTCTACACCGAAACGTTAAACAAAAACGATTATGTTCGCCGGGTATACGATGACGGCACGGTGATCAACTCTCAGCTTAAGCGAAACCGAAACACCAATTTCCTAACTACGAAAGCTGGTGTAGACTGGGAAATTAATCCGAATAATACGCTGACGATCTCTGGGATGTTTGGTAGTGAAAAAATCATTGATCGCGGTGACCAACCCTTTTTCAATGCCGATTTCTCAGAGCGTCGCCGGTTATGGCAGTTTCTGGAAGACGAGCTGAAGACAACTGTAATGGCTACGGCGTCATATCGGCACACATTTTCCGAACCTGGACACCAATTGATGGCGGGCTTCAACTATACCTTTCATCGAGAGGATGAACAATATTTTTACGATAATTTTCTGCCTACTTCTACAGGAACCGATGCGTTCAAATTGTTGTCCGATGAGCAGGTTTATGATTTTAATCTGGATTATGTCAGGCCACTTCGGTACGGGCGATTGGAAACGGGGATAAAATTACGTAACCGCATTATCCCTACTAACATGGAGTTTCGTCCGGGTATTAATTCTGTACTGGATTTTGATGCCGGTGGATGGGCGGACTACAAAGAATTTATTCCTGCTATTTACGGGACATATGTATTTGAAAGTCCGAAATGGGAAGCAGAACTGGGCCTTCGCGTAGAATACGTGCGTATTCAATATGACGTAAATCCAGACCACAATACTTATAATAGTGATGGGTACCATTATACGCAGCCGTTTCCTAATCTTCGTCTGGCGTATAAACTCAATGATCATAACAAAATATCGCTATTTTACAATCGACGTGTGGATCGTCCAAATGAGGTAGATATTCGCATATTTCCGAAATATGACGATGCCGAGATTATCAAAGTGGGAAACCCGGCTTTGCGTCCGCAGTTCACAAATAGTATAGAGTTGGGGCACCGCACGGCATGGAATGGAGGTTCCCTTTACTCCGCATTGTATCATCGCTTTGCTGATGGTACTATTACCCGAATTGCCAGTACTGTTCCGGGCAGCACATTGATCTACGATGTTTTCCAAAATGCTGGTAGAAGTTACAACACAGATGTCGAAATGACCTGGGATCAGCAGCTATCAGCGATGTATTCCTTTAATATAAATGCAAACCTGTACCGCAATCAGATTAATGCATTTACAGTCGAGAATCTATATCCGGAGCGAAATATCTTTTCAGCGCCACAACAAACGGCTGTATCAGGAAATGTTAAGCTCAATAATAAATTTCGTTTCCGCGGAGGGTGGGAAGGCTTGCTGACAGGAATTTACCTTGCTCCTGATTTATTACCTCAAGGCACAATCGGAGCCAGATTTTCGGTAGATGCCGGCTTGAAAAAGAGTATACAAAAGGGAAAAGGCGAGCTATTCTTTAATGCGACCGATTTATTCAATACGATGGTTATTCGTAGAGAAATTTTTGGTGCGGGCTTCTCCTATACCAGTGAAGACTACTACGAAACACAAGTGGTGCGAGTAGGGTATAGCTACAAGTTTTAA
- a CDS encoding phosphatase PAP2 family protein — MKLKSWILYSLKVLVLFGGTFFQTSAQTARVGSYVSANTFITNPITDTLVPLTYRTERERPVFLLGSGVLIGYGLISLGNNGVRQLNNEAREEIREHNLRRNKLDNYTQYFPTLMVYGLNATGVKGLHNFVDRSLIYGTSQLIAASFVLPLKHIVGEERPDGSNRLSFPSGHTTTAFSSAHFMYREYRDNNLWLSLSGYPFAIFTGAYRAVNDRHWLGDVVAGAGFGILSTELSYLLYPKINKFLSNGKKRRSHIMVFPQYQQNMLGVGCIANF, encoded by the coding sequence ATGAAACTGAAATCATGGATTTTATACAGCTTGAAAGTGCTAGTCTTATTTGGCGGTACTTTCTTTCAAACCAGTGCGCAGACTGCCCGCGTCGGATCATACGTTTCAGCCAATACATTCATAACGAATCCTATTACAGACACGCTGGTTCCTCTCACTTACCGTACTGAAAGAGAACGTCCTGTTTTTCTGCTTGGATCCGGCGTATTGATTGGTTATGGACTTATTAGTCTGGGTAACAATGGTGTGCGACAGCTTAACAACGAGGCGCGAGAGGAGATTCGTGAGCATAATCTAAGACGTAATAAACTGGATAACTATACTCAGTACTTTCCAACGCTAATGGTATATGGGTTGAATGCAACAGGAGTCAAAGGCCTGCATAATTTTGTCGACAGATCGCTAATCTACGGTACCTCGCAACTCATCGCCGCTAGCTTCGTGTTGCCACTTAAACATATTGTAGGAGAGGAGCGTCCTGATGGTTCTAATCGACTATCTTTTCCTTCTGGGCATACAACTACTGCATTTTCTTCTGCCCACTTTATGTACAGGGAATATCGGGATAATAATTTATGGCTGAGTTTGTCAGGTTATCCTTTTGCTATTTTTACGGGAGCCTATCGTGCTGTCAACGATCGACATTGGTTAGGTGATGTGGTAGCAGGTGCCGGCTTTGGCATTTTGTCTACCGAACTTTCTTATTTGCTCTACCCAAAGATTAATAAATTTTTATCCAATGGTAAAAAACGACGCTCCCATATAATGGTTTTTCCGCAATACCAACAAAATATGTTGGGTGTGGGGTGTATCGCTAATTTCTAA
- a CDS encoding HAMP domain-containing sensor histidine kinase: MKPLLQKTTLPFMIYISIIFVISIPVYYIVVDNIWKGELDEHNDIIAKKTLRGLTKLNLSADELAQSILLWNDIQPGTKLEPSHSVDAKADSVYTIYRTSEFEGEVSEDRFRCLQRTIIINDQAFTLTVETNIEETDETVVAISLISICFFLLIAFGLIILNRRLSKQIWHPFQDTLSKLKTFNINQQSQIDFMKSDIREFEELNSDIARLLERNVSTYKTQKEFTENASHELQTPLAILKNKLDVLLQSTDLSTDQYDIVEEMNHTLNRSARINKNLLLLAKIENNQFAYNPCSFDGLLRQRIEVLYEYIEQKKLVLHTSISPDIHVQANEILIDLLCNNLLLNAIRHTNTNGEIGVKLHNMGFTVSNSGSSTLELQGLFKRFRKTSGKTAGSGLGLAIVYEICKFHQWTVYYKFEKGMHEFVVEF, translated from the coding sequence ATGAAGCCGTTACTACAGAAGACCACTTTGCCATTTATGATCTATATATCGATCATTTTTGTCATCAGTATTCCTGTTTATTATATTGTTGTAGATAACATCTGGAAAGGAGAGCTGGATGAACATAACGATATTATCGCTAAAAAAACGCTGCGTGGATTAACTAAACTAAACCTTTCTGCTGATGAGTTGGCACAAAGTATACTTTTGTGGAACGACATTCAACCAGGCACCAAATTAGAACCTAGTCATTCTGTAGATGCTAAAGCGGACAGTGTCTACACCATCTACCGGACATCTGAATTCGAAGGAGAAGTTTCCGAAGATCGATTTCGTTGCCTCCAGCGAACGATTATTATTAATGACCAGGCCTTTACACTAACAGTGGAGACAAATATTGAGGAAACAGACGAGACGGTGGTGGCTATTAGTTTAATTTCTATTTGTTTCTTCCTACTTATTGCTTTCGGGCTGATTATTTTAAATCGTAGGTTGTCTAAACAAATCTGGCATCCATTTCAGGATACGCTGAGTAAATTAAAAACCTTCAACATCAATCAGCAATCGCAAATAGATTTCATGAAAAGCGATATTAGGGAGTTCGAAGAATTAAACTCGGACATCGCTCGTCTATTGGAAAGAAATGTATCTACCTACAAAACGCAAAAAGAGTTCACGGAGAATGCATCGCACGAGCTACAAACACCATTAGCAATTCTTAAAAATAAATTAGATGTACTTTTGCAAAGTACAGATCTGAGTACCGATCAATACGACATAGTAGAAGAAATGAATCACACGTTGAACAGAAGTGCACGAATCAATAAAAATCTACTCCTATTAGCTAAAATTGAAAATAACCAATTCGCATACAACCCTTGTTCTTTTGACGGTTTATTACGACAACGCATAGAGGTTCTCTACGAATACATAGAACAAAAGAAGTTAGTTTTACATACAAGCATTTCTCCTGACATCCATGTTCAAGCCAATGAGATTTTAATTGATTTGTTATGCAACAATCTGCTGTTGAACGCCATAAGGCATACGAATACAAATGGAGAAATTGGCGTAAAGCTCCATAATATGGGATTTACAGTGAGCAATTCGGGCAGCAGTACCCTAGAGCTGCAAGGGCTTTTTAAACGGTTTAGAAAAACATCTGGTAAGACTGCCGGTAGTGGGCTTGGTCTTGCGATTGTATACGAAATTTGTAAATTTCATCAGTGGACTGTATACTACAAATTTGAAAAAGGAATGCATGAATTTGTTGTGGAGTTTTAG
- a CDS encoding response regulator transcription factor gives MKVLIIEDEPELAKSMLSYLKSEQYKCEWAESYHDALEKIYAFDYECILLDIGLPDGNGLHLLQILKEMNKQDGVIIISAKDSLEDKIRGLQIGADDYLTKPFHLSELTARMYSIIRRSHFSRSNTTEQGPLRIDLLSKNVTVNNREIQLTKKEYDLLIYFIGNKERVISKSTLAEHLSGDLADMLDNYDFVYAHVKNLKKKLYEAGCERYLKTVYGTGYKWIDQIK, from the coding sequence ATGAAAGTATTAATCATCGAAGATGAACCTGAACTGGCAAAAAGTATGTTAAGCTATCTAAAGTCTGAACAATACAAGTGCGAGTGGGCGGAGAGTTATCATGACGCACTTGAAAAAATCTATGCTTTCGATTATGAATGTATATTGCTTGACATTGGACTTCCTGATGGGAATGGGTTACACCTTTTACAAATATTGAAGGAGATGAACAAGCAAGATGGGGTGATAATTATTTCGGCAAAAGATTCTTTGGAAGATAAAATTAGAGGTCTGCAAATCGGGGCGGATGATTACTTGACTAAACCTTTTCATCTTTCAGAATTGACCGCGAGAATGTATTCCATTATTCGAAGAAGCCATTTTAGCAGAAGTAACACAACCGAACAGGGGCCTTTACGAATTGATTTGTTATCTAAAAATGTTACGGTGAACAACAGAGAGATCCAACTTACTAAGAAAGAATACGATCTGCTTATTTATTTTATTGGGAACAAAGAAAGGGTAATATCAAAAAGTACGCTAGCAGAACATCTTTCTGGTGATCTTGCCGATATGTTGGACAATTATGACTTCGTATATGCTCACGTAAAAAATTTAAAGAAAAAACTGTATGAAGCTGGATGCGAGCGTTATTTAAAGACTGTTTACGGTACCGGATATAAATGGATTGACCAAATAAAATAG